A genomic region of Deltaproteobacteria bacterium contains the following coding sequences:
- a CDS encoding threonine ammonia-lyase gives MITFVDVEEARERIKEQIYFSPLPYSETLSRMTGNRVFCKLENLQLTGSFKERGALNRLLTLSAEEARRGVIAASAGNHGMALAFHSRRLNIASTIVMPLFAPLIKVTRVRQYGAQGILHGNDYDSALAEAQRLSQEQQLTFVSAFNDPWIVAGQGTIGLELYEQNPDLDAVIVPVGGGGLIAGIALVLKTLNPKIRIIGVQAETVPSMKTALAKGAPERVPPATTIADGIAVRRVGETPFELVKEFVDEIVTVSEGEIANAVLLLLEIEKTVAEGAAAVPLAALINKKIALENKNVGLVISGGNIDMNLIARIIEKGLIQDGRLCRISVVIADRPGNLARLTQRIADLGANILQVNQSRGFGQIAVGETEVEIILETSGAEHIQRLLDGLGEESFRVRREF, from the coding sequence ATGATCACCTTCGTCGATGTCGAAGAAGCGCGCGAACGCATCAAAGAACAAATTTATTTTTCGCCGCTGCCCTACTCGGAAACCTTGAGCCGCATGACCGGCAACCGGGTTTTCTGCAAGCTGGAAAATCTCCAATTGACCGGCTCCTTCAAAGAACGGGGCGCGCTCAATCGCCTGCTCACGCTCAGCGCGGAAGAAGCGCGCCGCGGCGTGATCGCCGCCAGCGCCGGCAACCATGGCATGGCGCTGGCCTTTCATAGCCGGCGCTTGAATATCGCCTCGACCATCGTCATGCCGCTGTTCGCGCCGCTGATCAAAGTTACCCGCGTGCGCCAATACGGCGCCCAAGGAATTCTCCACGGCAACGACTACGACAGCGCCCTCGCCGAAGCCCAGCGCTTGAGCCAAGAACAGCAGTTGACCTTTGTGTCGGCGTTCAACGATCCCTGGATCGTCGCCGGCCAAGGTACCATCGGCCTCGAACTCTACGAGCAGAATCCCGACTTGGACGCGGTCATCGTACCGGTGGGCGGCGGCGGACTGATCGCCGGCATCGCCTTGGTGCTAAAAACTTTGAATCCGAAAATCCGCATCATCGGCGTCCAAGCCGAAACCGTGCCGTCGATGAAAACCGCCTTGGCCAAAGGCGCACCGGAGCGCGTGCCGCCGGCCACCACCATCGCCGACGGCATCGCCGTGCGGCGCGTCGGCGAAACGCCCTTCGAGCTGGTCAAAGAGTTCGTCGACGAGATCGTTACGGTCAGCGAAGGCGAGATCGCCAACGCGGTCTTGCTACTCTTGGAAATCGAAAAGACCGTGGCCGAAGGCGCCGCCGCCGTGCCGCTCGCCGCGTTGATCAATAAAAAGATTGCTCTCGAAAACAAAAACGTCGGCCTGGTGATCTCCGGCGGCAACATCGATATGAACTTGATCGCGCGCATCATCGAAAAAGGCTTGATCCAAGATGGCCGGCTCTGCCGCATCAGCGTCGTCATCGCCGACCGTCCCGGCAACCTGGCGCGGCTCACCCAGCGCATCGCCGATCTCGGCGCAAACATTTTACAAGTGAACCAGAGCCGTGGCTTCGGTCAGATCGCCGTCGGCGAGACCGAGGTTGAAATAATTCTCGAAACCAGCGGCGCCGAACATATCCAAAGATTGCTCGACGGCCTCGGCGAGGAGAGCTTTCGCGTTCGACGCGAATTCTAA
- a CDS encoding rubrerythrin family protein, protein MAESNENISAADVARYGQNYLIEMDGIELYRSLAAAEKSEQRAEIFRKMVRAEERHAQRWVRLIQAGGGTVPVYRRSARVRVFGWLARNFGTERVVPLISALEARDEAGYLNQTEAEGLPAQERAHSRALREMGEEGGTAHGDIVGREGWHMASRGGSLRAAVFGINDGLVSNFSLVMGFAGAEAKPEYILLAGVAGLLAGSFSMAAGEYVSVRAQRELFEQQIAMEQQELEMSPKEEEEELALIYQAKGIPEVDAHLMARRIIANPRTAIDTLAREELGLDPSQLGSPWVAAGSSFVAFIVGALVPVLPFLVTSGTNASVASAILSCLALFAVGALLSIFTARGPLFSGFRMLAIGLVASLITYGVGWLLGVSIVG, encoded by the coding sequence ATGGCCGAGAGCAATGAAAATATCAGTGCCGCCGATGTCGCGCGCTACGGTCAGAATTATCTGATCGAGATGGACGGCATCGAGCTTTATCGTTCCCTGGCGGCGGCCGAGAAGAGCGAGCAGCGCGCCGAAATATTTCGCAAGATGGTGCGCGCCGAAGAGCGCCATGCGCAGCGCTGGGTGAGGCTGATTCAAGCCGGCGGCGGCACGGTGCCGGTCTACCGGCGCAGCGCGCGGGTGCGTGTGTTTGGCTGGCTGGCGCGCAACTTCGGCACCGAGCGCGTGGTGCCGCTGATCAGCGCGTTGGAAGCGCGCGATGAGGCGGGCTACCTAAATCAAACCGAGGCCGAAGGATTGCCGGCTCAAGAACGCGCCCATAGCCGGGCGCTGCGCGAAATGGGCGAAGAAGGAGGCACCGCGCATGGTGACATTGTCGGCCGCGAAGGCTGGCACATGGCGTCGCGCGGCGGCAGCCTGCGCGCCGCGGTGTTCGGCATCAACGACGGTTTGGTTTCCAATTTCAGCTTAGTGATGGGTTTTGCCGGCGCGGAGGCGAAGCCGGAATATATTTTACTCGCCGGCGTCGCCGGATTGCTCGCCGGTTCGTTCTCCATGGCCGCCGGCGAATATGTTTCGGTGCGCGCCCAGCGCGAGCTGTTCGAGCAGCAGATCGCCATGGAGCAGCAAGAATTAGAAATGTCGCCCAAGGAAGAGGAAGAAGAGCTGGCGCTGATCTATCAGGCCAAGGGCATTCCCGAGGTCGACGCCCACTTGATGGCGCGCCGGATCATCGCTAACCCGCGCACCGCCATCGACACCCTGGCGCGCGAAGAACTCGGCCTCGATCCTTCGCAGCTGGGTTCGCCATGGGTGGCCGCGGGTAGTTCGTTTGTTGCCTTCATCGTCGGCGCACTGGTACCGGTGCTGCCGTTTCTCGTCACCTCCGGCACCAATGCGTCGGTCGCCAGCGCGATTTTAAGTTGCTTGGCGTTGTTCGCCGTGGGCGCACTGCTATCGATCTTCACCGCTCGCGGGCCGCTGTTTAGCGGCTTTCGCATGCTCGCCATCGGCCTGGTCGCGTCGCTGATCACCTACGGCGTCGGCTGGCTGCTCGGTGTTTCAATTGTCGGTTAA
- a CDS encoding glutathione S-transferase family protein, protein MIKLYTFPPSTNSRKVRIALLEKGLEFERINIDLTKREQKNSDYLKIHPFGQIPALDDEGFIVYDSTVINEYLEDEYPYPSLMPRDSEGRARARLLEDFRDSHFNGFFVHIIQESRKPEGERDATRIDAAKGEITKALDRLEQELKNQDYLAGSFSLADVAFMANLELFDRFSIPVDAAKYPKTVAWIARLKARPSFAASAS, encoded by the coding sequence ATGATCAAGCTCTATACGTTTCCGCCCTCGACCAATTCGCGCAAGGTTCGCATTGCTCTGCTGGAGAAAGGGCTGGAGTTCGAGCGCATCAACATTGACCTAACCAAACGAGAACAAAAGAATTCGGACTATTTGAAGATTCACCCCTTCGGTCAGATTCCGGCCCTCGATGACGAGGGCTTCATCGTTTATGACTCGACGGTGATCAATGAATATCTCGAAGACGAGTATCCATATCCTTCGTTGATGCCGCGGGACTCGGAAGGACGCGCCAGGGCGCGGTTGCTGGAGGACTTTCGCGATAGCCATTTCAACGGCTTTTTCGTTCACATCATTCAGGAATCGCGTAAGCCCGAAGGCGAGCGCGACGCGACGCGTATCGACGCCGCCAAGGGCGAGATTACCAAAGCCCTCGATCGCCTCGAACAGGAATTGAAAAACCAAGACTACCTCGCCGGCAGCTTCAGCCTGGCCGACGTCGCCTTCATGGCCAATCTCGAATTGTTCGATCGCTTCAGCATTCCGGTGGACGCCGCCAAATATCCCAAAACCGTCGCCTGGATCGCCCGGCTCAAGGCCCGACCCAGCTTCGCCGCTTCCGCCAGTTAG
- a CDS encoding M20/M25/M40 family metallo-hydrolase, giving the protein MLTSVFVMNDIRQDKAKFKLRLASLTLGGAILIALSAWSQQLAAPSADDALLRHVKQLASNEFAGRGVGTAGIDLASAYIAEQFAKLGLKPAGDADGYRQNFEVAVGVTIKEPTLLALDDRAPLARNEDWTPLSFSTSDKVVAEMVFAGYGITDKESGYDDYAGLDVKNKIVLVLRYEPPPKSAKSPFRNAPDYSNHSALRTKANNARDHGAAGLILVDLNQRGEDKTELITTLGSLARGGGSLVAAQIKRHVIEAWLERRGVSLAALKEKIDREEKPASQPIADSTIQLQVTLQENRARADNVVGFLPGADDELKDQVIVIGAHYDHLGTGEFGARNAGAAGEIHHGADDNASGTALLLDLARRLSQLPVRPARTIYFAAFSAEELGLYGSRHFVERFPAIGAIKAMINLDMVGRLRDNRLTVSGARSGEKLSEIVTGAGRTLGFAIGESDDVGRSDHMSFYNKKIAVLHFTTGVHPDYHRPSDTWEKIDIDGMARVGDLALATTLSVANAKEPMRFVSLPSRPPSERGDDRRGISVYLGTMPDYGANSAGLRLAGVASDSPAARAGLREGDVIVKLAEAKIQNIEDLTAALRNQKPDDEVAIVVLRGESTLTLKAILRERG; this is encoded by the coding sequence ATGCTAACCTCGGTGTTCGTTATGAATGATATCCGCCAGGACAAAGCTAAATTCAAACTGCGCCTAGCCAGCCTAACGCTCGGTGGTGCGATTCTCATCGCTCTGTCGGCTTGGAGCCAACAGCTCGCGGCGCCGAGCGCCGATGACGCACTGCTGCGCCACGTCAAACAATTGGCGTCCAACGAATTCGCCGGGCGCGGCGTCGGCACGGCGGGAATCGATCTCGCCAGCGCTTATATCGCCGAGCAATTCGCCAAGCTCGGTCTCAAGCCGGCCGGCGACGCCGACGGCTATCGGCAAAATTTTGAAGTCGCCGTCGGCGTCACGATCAAAGAGCCGACGCTGCTCGCGCTCGACGATCGAGCACCGCTAGCGCGCAATGAAGACTGGACGCCGCTGAGCTTTTCGACATCCGACAAAGTCGTGGCGGAAATGGTCTTCGCCGGCTACGGCATCACCGACAAAGAGTCCGGTTACGACGACTACGCCGGGCTCGACGTCAAAAACAAAATCGTCTTAGTGCTGCGCTACGAGCCGCCACCGAAAAGCGCCAAGAGTCCGTTTCGCAACGCCCCTGATTATTCCAACCACTCGGCGCTACGCACCAAGGCCAACAACGCCCGCGACCATGGCGCCGCGGGTTTGATCCTTGTCGATCTCAATCAACGCGGCGAAGACAAAACCGAACTGATCACGACCCTCGGCAGCCTGGCGCGCGGCGGCGGCAGTTTGGTCGCGGCGCAGATCAAACGCCACGTAATCGAAGCGTGGCTCGAACGGCGCGGCGTCTCGCTCGCCGCGCTCAAGGAAAAAATCGACCGGGAAGAAAAACCGGCATCGCAGCCGATTGCCGACAGCACCATACAGCTACAAGTAACACTGCAAGAGAATCGGGCGCGCGCGGATAATGTCGTTGGCTTCCTGCCCGGCGCTGACGACGAATTGAAAGATCAAGTCATCGTCATCGGCGCCCATTACGATCATCTGGGCACGGGCGAGTTCGGCGCGCGCAACGCCGGCGCCGCCGGCGAGATTCATCACGGCGCCGACGACAACGCTTCGGGCACCGCCCTGCTCCTCGATCTTGCGCGCCGGTTGAGTCAACTGCCGGTGCGGCCGGCGCGGACTATTTACTTCGCCGCCTTCAGCGCCGAGGAGCTCGGCCTTTACGGCTCGCGCCACTTCGTCGAGCGCTTCCCCGCCATCGGCGCGATCAAGGCGATGATCAATCTCGATATGGTCGGCCGACTGCGCGACAATCGGCTGACCGTTTCCGGCGCCCGCTCGGGTGAAAAACTTTCCGAGATCGTCACCGGCGCCGGCCGTACCTTGGGTTTTGCCATCGGCGAGAGCGACGATGTCGGCCGCAGCGATCACATGTCTTTTTACAACAAGAAAATCGCCGTGCTCCATTTCACCACCGGCGTGCACCCAGACTATCACCGGCCGAGCGACACTTGGGAGAAAATCGATATCGACGGCATGGCGCGGGTCGGCGATCTAGCGTTGGCCACAACGCTCAGCGTTGCCAACGCCAAGGAGCCCATGCGCTTTGTCAGCCTGCCTTCCCGTCCGCCGTCGGAGCGCGGCGACGACCGACGTGGCATCAGCGTCTACCTCGGCACCATGCCGGATTACGGCGCCAACAGCGCGGGTCTCCGGCTGGCGGGAGTGGCCAGCGATAGCCCGGCGGCCCGCGCCGGTCTGCGCGAGGGCGACGTTATCGTCAAGCTCGCCGAAGCGAAAATTCAAAATATTGAGGACTTAACCGCCGCGTTACGCAATCAAAAACCTGACGATGAGGTCGCCATCGTGGTGCTGCGGGGGGAAAGCACATTGACGTTGAAGGCTATTTTACGCGAACGCGGCTAG
- a CDS encoding glutaredoxin family protein: MAKSVVVYTQPGUGPCHKEVEFLSQKGVEFVEKNVRADKAAMKELIDQGFQSTPVTIIDGQSVVGFDQLKILELLGL, encoded by the coding sequence ATGGCAAAATCGGTTGTTGTTTATACCCAACCTGGCTGAGGCCCTTGTCACAAAGAGGTAGAGTTTCTATCTCAAAAGGGTGTCGAGTTTGTCGAGAAAAATGTTCGCGCCGATAAGGCGGCGATGAAGGAGCTAATCGATCAAGGTTTTCAGAGCACGCCGGTGACCATTATCGATGGCCAGTCGGTGGTCGGTTTCGATCAACTGAAAATTTTAGAGCTGTTGGGATTATAG
- a CDS encoding SDR family oxidoreductase has product MKLKDKVALITGGGRGIGKAIAIHYAREGAKLALCARTASELDQTVRELRAMNSEAEGWPCDVALEEPVKELIAKVQQKYGRIDILVNNAGIMTRPTPTIELDVKKWDYTMAVNLRGPFLITQAVLPIMLKQKSGSIINVSSMIGRGAYANFLAYATSKWGLEGFTQTLAAEVRSANIRVNSVEPGYVATKLTGYSGSKPESVTDVFVYLASDEAKSVTSKMLSSSGWKGQIK; this is encoded by the coding sequence ATGAAACTCAAAGACAAAGTCGCTCTGATCACGGGTGGCGGCCGCGGCATCGGCAAAGCCATCGCCATTCACTACGCCCGCGAAGGCGCCAAGCTCGCGCTGTGCGCGCGCACCGCCAGCGAGCTCGATCAGACGGTCAGGGAACTGCGCGCGATGAATAGCGAAGCCGAAGGTTGGCCATGCGACGTCGCACTCGAAGAACCGGTTAAAGAATTAATCGCCAAGGTGCAGCAAAAATATGGCCGCATCGATATTCTCGTCAATAACGCCGGGATCATGACTCGGCCGACGCCGACGATCGAACTCGACGTCAAGAAATGGGACTACACCATGGCGGTCAATTTGCGCGGGCCGTTTCTGATCACCCAAGCGGTGCTGCCGATCATGCTCAAGCAAAAATCCGGTTCGATCATCAACGTTTCGTCGATGATCGGCCGCGGCGCCTACGCCAACTTCCTCGCCTACGCGACCTCCAAGTGGGGCTTGGAAGGATTCACGCAGACACTCGCAGCGGAAGTGCGCTCCGCCAACATCCGCGTCAATTCAGTGGAGCCCGGCTACGTCGCGACCAAGTTGACCGGCTACAGCGGCAGCAAACCGGAATCGGTCACCGATGTGTTTGTCTATCTCGCGTCCGACGAAGCCAAATCTGTGACGTCAAAAATGCTCAGCTCTTCAGGTTGGAAAGGCCAAATCAAATAA
- a CDS encoding ABC transporter substrate-binding protein, which yields MIPRAKPRLGLRLEARGGSKNNAEEKNVDVLSITGYNRRPPHLVAEYKGFFAKENLEVRFHETTYAPDHNKGMAEGRWDFTLSSADTMIARTTTDGVDYMLFMQAEEGLSAYLIGQPGFDSLDKLRGKLLAGDPGDSNLDLIRKIILRTRGIDDSEYDIEIIGSSPVRLQAFLDRRVVAAMLTLPASDKVLAAGGILLASGDDYVPGWPLTCGWTLRPWLLEHRELVVRFIRAWAAATDWLLMPEHREETLQLSMDKEKLNRAAAEIAYSKVVARARINPAALQTVIELRKEMGAYKPPFESPERFFDDSYWRAATGAK from the coding sequence TTGATTCCCCGTGCTAAACCAAGATTAGGCTTGAGGCTTGAGGCGCGAGGCGGTAGTAAGAACAACGCGGAGGAAAAAAATGTGGATGTGCTGAGCATCACTGGATACAACCGGCGGCCGCCGCATCTGGTGGCGGAGTACAAAGGGTTCTTCGCCAAAGAAAATCTCGAAGTAAGATTTCACGAAACCACTTACGCGCCGGATCATAATAAAGGCATGGCGGAGGGACGTTGGGATTTTACTCTCAGCAGCGCCGACACGATGATCGCGCGCACGACCACCGACGGCGTCGACTACATGCTGTTCATGCAAGCCGAAGAAGGACTGAGCGCCTATTTGATCGGCCAGCCGGGATTCGATTCCCTTGACAAGCTGCGTGGCAAATTACTCGCCGGCGATCCGGGCGATTCCAATTTGGATTTGATCCGCAAAATAATTCTCCGTACCCGCGGCATCGACGACAGCGAGTACGACATTGAAATCATCGGCAGCTCGCCGGTGCGCTTGCAGGCGTTCCTCGATCGCCGGGTGGTGGCGGCGATGTTAACGCTGCCGGCGTCGGACAAAGTTTTGGCGGCGGGCGGCATTCTCCTCGCCAGCGGCGACGATTACGTGCCGGGTTGGCCGCTCACTTGCGGCTGGACGCTGCGGCCTTGGTTGTTGGAGCACCGTGAGTTGGTCGTGCGCTTCATCCGCGCTTGGGCGGCGGCCACCGATTGGTTGCTGATGCCGGAACATCGCGAAGAAACTTTGCAACTGTCGATGGACAAGGAAAAGCTCAATCGCGCCGCCGCGGAAATCGCCTATTCGAAAGTAGTTGCACGGGCGCGCATCAATCCGGCGGCGCTCCAGACGGTGATCGAACTGAGAAAAGAGATGGGCGCGTATAAGCCGCCGTTCGAGTCGCCGGAAAGATTTTTCGATGATAGCTATTGGCGCGCGGCGACGGGCGCTAAATAA